From the Pseudomonas syringae KCTC 12500 genome, the window TGTCGCATCAGCGTATGCCAGTTCGACCCTGCGTTGCGGCAGCCAACTGGTGAGCACCGGTGACCGGGCGTTCGAAGTCCAGCAGAAGTGCGGCGAACCGGTCAGCCAGGAAGTGCTCGGCACTCAGGAAACCTTCAATAGCAATTATCGAAGGTCCGAAGCCGTGAGAATCGAGGAGTGGATATACGGTCCTGATAACGGCATGTATCAGTACCTGCGCTTCGAAGGCGGGCGCCTGGTGGGCATCGAGAGCAAACGCCGCAACTGATCCCCTGCTTCCCTGCCCTTCATCTTTTTTTCGTCACCCCATAGAAAAGGCCCCGACTCTTCAGTAGGGGCCTTTAATGGCTACATCCTTGTAGCCTCGCATGAACCTTCCATCAATCAATGACTGCGGCTGTTCATGAGCAGTATTCGATTACTCGGCTTTCAGGCCAGCAGCCGATACGTCTTTAACGCCTTTGATTTTCTTGGCGATAGCGACGGCAGTAGTTTTCTGAGCTTCAGTCACTTTTACCATGGAGGACAGGGAAACCACGCCTTTGTTGGTCTCAACCTTGATGTCGGTGCCAGGGATGCCTTTCTCGGTTACCAGATCAGCTTTGACTTTGCCGGTGATCCAAGAATCCGACACGTCTTCTTTGACTTCTTGAGTAGTGGTGTTAGCTGCCAGAACCATTGGCGCTTGGGCCGAGGTCTGTGCGAAAGCAGCATTGGCCATGGTCAGAGTCAGGGCAGTAGCGGTAGCAGCGGCAATAGCAAACTTCTTCATACGATAACTCCTGTTTTTCTCAAAATCTGCACCAGCATGTGGTGGCAGGGTTAACAGGTGTATCGCAAGCGGTGTGCCAAAAATGAGACAGTCAAAATAACCTTTATAATCAATAGCTTATGCTTTTCTCTATTTTGCTGAGTCGTGCAGATTGCCCGTTCGCTCAAACCCGGGGTTGCAAGATGCATGTTTGCACCGAGCAGTTTGCATGCTCCATTGGTAAGCCTCTAATTGCGCTCATAAAAAAAGGACTCCGAAGAGTCCTTTTTTACATGCCGCTCAGATCGATCAGACGCCCGACGCTTTCGCTGCGGCTACGTCTTTGATCGACAGCTTGATACGGCCGCGGTTATCCACGTCCAGTACCAGTACTTCGACTTCCTGACCTTCCTTGAGGATGTCGGTCACTTTCTCTACGCGAGCATCGCTCAGCATGGAGATGTGAACCAGACCGTCCTTGCCCGGCAGGATGTTGACGAATGCGCCGAAATCGACGATGCGCTCAACCTTGCCGACGTAGATCTTGCCGATTTCCGCTTCTGCGGTGATGCCCAGAACGCGCTGACGTGCTGCCTCAGCCGCTTCCTTGGACTCGCCGAAGATCTTGATCGAGCCGTCGTCTTCGATGTCGATCGAAGCCTTGGTCTCTTCGCAGATGGCACGGATGGTTGCGCCACCCTTGCCGATCACGTCACGGATCTTGTCGGTGTCGATCTTCATCGCGATCATGGTCGGAGCGTTGGCCGACAGTTCGTTACGCGACTGACCGATGATCTGGTTCATCTGGCCGAGGATGTTCAGGCGAGCTTCCAGGGCCTGGCCCAGGGCGATCTCCATGATTTCTTCGGTGATGCCTTTGATCTTGATGTCCATCTGCAGCGCGGTAACACCTTTGGAGGTACCGGCTACCTTGAAGTCCATGTCACCCAGGTGGTCTTCGTCACCCAGGATGTCGGTCAGAATCGCGAACTTCTCGCCTTCCTTGACCAGACCCATGGCGATACCGGCAACCGGCGCCTTCATCGGCACACCAGCGTCCATCAGAGCCAGGGAAGCACCGCAGACCGAAGCCATGGAGCTGGAGCCGTTGGACTCGGTGATTTCCGATACGACACGGATGGTGTACGGGAACACGTCAGCGCCTGGCAGCATGGCCTGGACACTGCGACGGGCCAGACGGCCGTGACCGATTTCACGACGACCTGCGCCGCCCATGCGACCACACTCGCCCACCGAGAACGGAGGGAAGTTGTAGTGCAGCATGAAGGGGTCTTTTTTCTCGCCTTCGAGGGTATCGAGCAGCTGTGCGTCACGTGCAGTACCCAGCGTGGCAACGACCAGCGCCTGAGTTTCGCCACGGGTGAACAGTGCCGAACCGTGAGTCTTTGGCAGAACGCCGACTTCGATGTTCAGAGGACGAACGGTGCGGGTGTCACGGCCATCGATACGCGGCTTGCCGTTAACGATGTTTTCGCGAACGGTGCGGTATTCGATTTCGCCGAAAGCGGCTTTGACTT encodes:
- a CDS encoding BON domain-containing protein, whose amino-acid sequence is MKKFAIAAATATALTLTMANAAFAQTSAQAPMVLAANTTTQEVKEDVSDSWITGKVKADLVTEKGIPGTDIKVETNKGVVSLSSMVKVTEAQKTTAVAIAKKIKGVKDVSAAGLKAE
- a CDS encoding DUF2845 domain-containing protein; this encodes MKPLAHTRIKRLINLTLAAMAGSVVASAYASSTLRCGSQLVSTGDRAFEVQQKCGEPVSQEVLGTQETFNSNYRRSEAVRIEEWIYGPDNGMYQYLRFEGGRLVGIESKRRN
- the pnp gene encoding polyribonucleotide nucleotidyltransferase, whose translation is MNPVIKKFQFGQSTVTLETGRIARQASGAVLVTVDDDVSVLVTVVGAKQADAGKGFFPLSVHYQEKTYAAGKIPGGFFKREGRPSEKETLTSRLIDRPIRPLFPEGFMNEVQVVCTVVSTSKKIDPDIAAMIGTSAALAISGIPFDGPVGAARVAFHESTGYLLNPTYEQLQASSLDMVVAGTSEAVLMVESEAKELTEDQMLGAVLFAHDEFQVVINAIKELAAEAAKPTWAWQPKPEATELLSAIRSEFGEAISQAYTITVKADRYARLGELKDQIVAKLAVEEGSPSASEVKAAFGEIEYRTVRENIVNGKPRIDGRDTRTVRPLNIEVGVLPKTHGSALFTRGETQALVVATLGTARDAQLLDTLEGEKKDPFMLHYNFPPFSVGECGRMGGAGRREIGHGRLARRSVQAMLPGADVFPYTIRVVSEITESNGSSSMASVCGASLALMDAGVPMKAPVAGIAMGLVKEGEKFAILTDILGDEDHLGDMDFKVAGTSKGVTALQMDIKIKGITEEIMEIALGQALEARLNILGQMNQIIGQSRNELSANAPTMIAMKIDTDKIRDVIGKGGATIRAICEETKASIDIEDDGSIKIFGESKEAAEAARQRVLGITAEAEIGKIYVGKVERIVDFGAFVNILPGKDGLVHISMLSDARVEKVTDILKEGQEVEVLVLDVDNRGRIKLSIKDVAAAKASGV